One window of the Trifolium pratense cultivar HEN17-A07 linkage group LG2, ARS_RC_1.1, whole genome shotgun sequence genome contains the following:
- the LOC123908731 gene encoding uncharacterized protein LOC123908731: MQTGPGTVLWRLFVHEPIAETVGDEVVAKRSLTCPDEQLVKLEKVEGLDPDKSLTSSTKPSPNEQYQVVKLEKVKVLDTDKPLASSIKPSPDEQYQVVKLEKVEVLDTDKPLASSTKPSPDEQYQLTELEKVEGSDTDKPLASSTKASPDEQYFLEAKDLTFPYMITKKRGRWPRSTNHHWKGLRQRITTLQNVAPISYSKLPLKKAQHEKKSRVVNVAPISYSKLPLKKAQHEKKSRVVIKEVSQPEVYTEEHDKLLGNTDKTWKLFVDGVGKEGKRIYDSFRGKTCHQCRYGENVLEALADPTWKCPVCCGICNCSLCPQAKGLAPTGALYKKMTISLIRSMRKAWINAVSSRS, translated from the exons ATGCAAACCGGTCCAGGGACAGTTTTGTGGAGATTGTTTGTACATGAG CCTATCGCTGAAACTGTTGGTGACGAGGTTGTAGCAAAGAGATCGTTGACTTGCCCTGATGAGCAGCTAGTAAAGCTTGAAAAAGTTGAGGGTTTGGATCCGGATAAGTCACTTACTTCTTCCACCAAACCAAGCCCAAATGAGCAATATCAGGTTGTAAAGCTTGAAAAAGTTAAGGTTTTGGATACCGATAAGCCACTTGCTTCTTCCATCAAACCAAGCCCGGATGAGCAATATCAGGTTGTAAAACTTGAAAAAGTTGAGGTTTTGGATACCGATAAGCCACTTGCTTCTTCCACTAAACCAAGCCCAGATGAGCAATATCAGCTTACAGAGCTTGAAAAAGTTGAGGGTTCTGATACCGATAAGCCACTTGCTTCTTCCACCAAAGCAAGCCCAGATGAgcaatatttt CTTGAAGCAAAGGATTTAACTTTTCCCTACATGATAACAAAGAAGCGAGGACGATGGCCACGGTCAACGAATCACCACTGGAAGGGCCTCCGGCAGCGTATTACCAC gttGCAGAATGTTGCTCCTATCAGTTACTCTAAATTGCCACTCAAAAAAGCTCAACACGAGAAAAAAAGCAGGGTTGTGAATGTTGCTCCTATCAGTTACTCTAAATTGCCACTCAAGAAAGCTCAACACGAGAAAAAAAGCAGGGTGGTGATAAAAGAAGTTTCTCAGCCTGAGGTTTACACTGAAGAACATGATAAGCTTTTGGGGAACACTGACAAAACTTGGAAACTGTTTGTTGATGGCGTTGGAAAAGAAGGGAAACGGATTTATGATTCTTTTCGAGGGAAAACTTGCCATCAGTGCCG ATATGGTGAGAATGTACTAGAAGCCTTAGCGGATCCAACTTGGAAATGCCCAGTTTGTTGTGGAATCTGCAATTGTAGCTTATGCCCTCAAGCAAAAGGATTGGCACCTACTGGGGCTCTATATAAAAAG ATGACAATAAGTCTCATAAGGTCAATGAGAAAAGCTTGGATCAATGCAGTCTCTAGCAGAAGCTGA